In Crinalium epipsammum PCC 9333, the following are encoded in one genomic region:
- a CDS encoding type 1 glutamine amidotransferase domain-containing protein produces MSDQKNILIVVTNHSQIDAEHPTGLWFEEFGIPYQIFRQHTYQVTVASPKGGKTPIDPRSQPTAEQAEEYGEALQALQLTEPLNSINLDNFDAVFFPGGHGTMYDLPNTEVGQVVSKFIDAQKVVAAVCHGPAAFAQAMSADGTPIVKGRKVTGFTNSEEQEVQLDKLMPFLLESKLRELGGEFISTANWSEHIVIDGKLITGQNPQSSAKTAQAVVDALNN; encoded by the coding sequence ATGAGTGACCAAAAGAATATTTTGATAGTTGTTACCAACCACAGCCAAATTGATGCAGAACATCCTACAGGATTGTGGTTTGAGGAGTTTGGTATTCCTTATCAAATTTTTCGTCAGCATACTTATCAAGTTACGGTTGCTAGTCCTAAAGGTGGGAAAACTCCCATTGATCCACGTAGTCAACCAACAGCCGAGCAAGCAGAAGAGTATGGTGAAGCACTCCAAGCTTTACAGCTTACAGAACCTTTAAATAGCATCAATTTAGATAATTTTGATGCCGTCTTTTTCCCCGGTGGTCATGGAACTATGTATGATTTACCCAATACTGAGGTAGGTCAAGTTGTCAGTAAATTTATTGATGCTCAAAAAGTGGTAGCAGCAGTTTGTCATGGCCCTGCTGCATTTGCACAAGCAATGTCTGCTGATGGTACGCCAATTGTTAAAGGACGCAAAGTAACTGGTTTTACTAATTCCGAAGAGCAGGAAGTCCAGTTAGATAAATTAATGCCATTTCTACTGGAATCAAAGTTGCGCGAACTGGGTGGCGAATTTATTTCAACAGCTAACTGGAGTGAGCATATTGTTATAGATGGAAAATTGATTACAGGTCAGAACCCACAGTCAAGTGCGAAAACGGCTCAGGCTGTAGTTGATGCTCTTAACAATTAA
- a CDS encoding WD40 repeat domain-containing protein: MKAHPVSRKAKLALALTASATIIGLININSASTTATIGLSVENQQIRTILGDSAWIYAIAISPDGKTLASASYDKTIKLWNLHTGQLLQTLKGHGDAVASVAISPDGKLLASGSWDKRIKLWNLQTGELLRTFKGHSDQVEAVAFSPDGKTLATGSYDKTVNLWNLETGELLHTLRHSASVRTIAFSPDGQKLASGTEDGKISIWQPSTGELNIPLAAHSQAVRSVAFSPDGQKLASGSYDRTIKLWNLPTGQLLNTLAGHNQAVWSVAFSPDSQTLASSSYDRTIKLWYVQSGQLLRTLVGHNKTVWSVAFSPDGQTLASGSADETIKLWSMSAANKTLPKPKPFSPSQSQLEALFNTQPEVTDNTQLYQLNRKLYDLINQAWQKRSASQQHLVYRVGISQKGVIVAYQPVSDVAKKFIGQTPLGDLLSQPINNQATTSELIGQFKVVFTPQGILEVSPWRGYTANLQSRQ; this comes from the coding sequence ATGAAAGCACATCCAGTTTCTCGCAAGGCAAAATTAGCATTAGCACTAACTGCATCTGCCACAATTATTGGTTTAATTAACATCAATTCAGCTTCAACAACTGCCACCATTGGATTAAGCGTAGAAAATCAACAGATACGAACTATTTTGGGCGATTCAGCCTGGATTTATGCAATTGCGATTAGCCCTGATGGAAAAACCCTTGCTAGTGCTAGTTATGATAAGACAATTAAACTCTGGAATTTACACACTGGTCAATTACTCCAAACACTAAAAGGACACGGGGATGCAGTGGCATCCGTAGCTATTAGTCCAGACGGTAAGCTGCTTGCCAGTGGTAGCTGGGACAAACGAATTAAACTGTGGAATTTACAAACAGGCGAATTACTTCGCACATTCAAGGGACATTCAGATCAAGTTGAGGCTGTTGCTTTCAGTCCTGATGGCAAAACTCTTGCCACTGGTAGTTATGACAAAACCGTTAACCTGTGGAATTTGGAAACAGGCGAATTACTCCACACTCTGCGCCATTCAGCTAGTGTGAGAACTATTGCTTTTAGCCCTGATGGGCAGAAGCTTGCTAGTGGTACTGAAGACGGAAAAATTAGCATCTGGCAACCGAGTACTGGTGAGTTAAATATTCCGCTAGCTGCACACTCACAAGCAGTTCGTTCAGTAGCGTTTAGCCCTGACGGTCAAAAGTTAGCTAGCGGCAGTTATGACCGGACGATTAAGCTGTGGAATTTACCAACTGGACAGTTACTAAATACACTAGCAGGACACAATCAAGCAGTTTGGTCAGTGGCATTTAGCCCTGATAGCCAAACTCTAGCCAGTAGTAGTTATGACCGAACAATTAAGCTTTGGTATGTACAGAGTGGGCAGTTGCTACGTACCCTGGTAGGACATAATAAAACAGTTTGGTCAGTAGCTTTTAGTCCTGATGGACAAACATTAGCTAGTGGCAGCGCCGATGAAACTATTAAACTTTGGTCGATGTCTGCCGCCAATAAAACCTTGCCCAAGCCAAAACCTTTTTCACCTTCTCAATCTCAATTAGAGGCTCTTTTTAATACGCAACCAGAAGTTACTGATAATACTCAACTTTATCAATTAAATCGGAAACTTTACGACTTAATTAATCAGGCTTGGCAAAAACGTTCGGCATCACAACAACATCTAGTTTATCGCGTGGGTATTAGTCAAAAGGGAGTGATTGTTGCTTATCAGCCTGTCAGTGATGTGGCTAAAAAATTTATTGGGCAAACGCCTCTAGGCGACTTGCTATCTCAACCGATTAACAATCAGGCAACGACATCAGAACTAATTGGTCAGTTTAAGGTTGTGTTTACACCTCAAGGTATTCTTGAAGTAAGCCCTTGGCGTGGATACACGGCAAATCTTCAGTCGAGGCAATAA
- the ggt gene encoding gamma-glutamyltransferase: MKAKTHGVIAAGHPKTAEAGAEMLSLGGNAFDAAIAAILMSFVAEPMLTSPAGGGFLLAHTHNQQNILFDFFTQTPLYNKPSAELDFFPVEVNFGDAWQTFHIGKASMAVPGNLLGVFHIHKKLGRLPFHVVAEPAIYAAKTGIEVDKFQAYCWQLLEPIIRASPAACKVYAPNGNLLQQGDTFVISDLANSLDYFARHGSDEFYSGEIAKQIVKDCQEQGGYLTLEDLKEYRVIERTPLLVNYRGHTLLTNTPPSSGSTLMAFGLKLLEKIDLNVIEYGSSQHLQILAEVMRFTNAARADGYDDYIYEKDISDKFLSNEHLASYQQELSSTVNKWGSTTHISVMDNEGNAASVTTSNGEGSGYVIPGTGIMVNNMLGEEDLNPTGFHKWQLNQRISSMMSPTIVLKNKQPEIVLGSGGSNRIRTAILQVVSNLIDFKMSVEQAVESPRCHWENNIFSIEPGFREKELEKLSAFDNTQIALWQEMNMFFGGVHTVRKDDVGVMSGAGDSRRNGVVVSK; this comes from the coding sequence ATGAAGGCAAAAACTCACGGTGTAATTGCTGCTGGACATCCAAAAACTGCGGAAGCTGGTGCAGAAATGCTGTCTTTAGGTGGTAACGCCTTTGATGCAGCAATAGCTGCAATTTTGATGTCTTTTGTAGCTGAACCAATGCTAACTTCTCCTGCTGGCGGCGGTTTTTTGTTAGCTCATACTCATAACCAGCAAAATATTTTATTTGATTTTTTTACACAAACACCACTTTACAATAAACCATCTGCTGAACTGGATTTTTTTCCAGTAGAAGTTAATTTTGGCGACGCATGGCAAACTTTTCATATTGGCAAAGCTTCGATGGCAGTTCCAGGCAACTTACTGGGAGTATTTCATATTCACAAAAAGCTAGGCAGATTACCTTTTCATGTAGTTGCTGAACCTGCAATTTACGCTGCTAAAACAGGTATCGAAGTAGATAAATTTCAAGCTTACTGTTGGCAGCTTTTGGAACCAATTATTAGAGCATCTCCAGCAGCGTGTAAAGTGTATGCGCCTAATGGAAATCTGCTTCAGCAAGGTGATACTTTTGTAATATCAGATTTAGCTAATAGTTTAGACTATTTTGCCAGACATGGCTCAGATGAATTTTATTCAGGAGAAATTGCTAAACAAATTGTAAAAGATTGTCAAGAGCAAGGAGGATATTTAACGCTAGAAGACTTAAAAGAATATCGAGTTATAGAACGAACGCCCTTATTAGTTAATTACCGAGGTCATACTTTATTAACTAACACGCCTCCAAGTTCGGGTAGCACATTAATGGCTTTTGGTTTGAAGTTATTAGAAAAAATAGATTTAAATGTAATTGAATATGGCAGTTCTCAGCATTTGCAAATATTAGCTGAGGTGATGCGTTTCACTAACGCAGCTAGAGCGGATGGATATGATGATTATATCTATGAAAAAGATATTTCTGACAAATTTTTATCGAATGAGCATCTGGCTAGTTATCAACAAGAATTAAGCTCAACTGTTAATAAGTGGGGTAGCACAACTCATATTAGCGTAATGGATAATGAAGGTAATGCTGCTTCAGTAACAACGTCTAATGGTGAAGGTTCTGGTTATGTAATTCCTGGTACGGGAATTATGGTTAATAATATGTTAGGCGAAGAAGATTTAAATCCTACTGGCTTCCATAAATGGCAATTAAATCAGCGAATTTCTTCGATGATGTCACCTACAATAGTATTAAAAAATAAACAGCCAGAGATAGTTTTAGGTTCTGGCGGTTCTAACAGAATTCGGACAGCCATTTTACAAGTAGTTTCTAATTTAATTGATTTTAAAATGTCTGTAGAACAGGCAGTTGAAAGCCCTCGGTGTCATTGGGAAAATAATATTTTTAGTATAGAGCCAGGCTTTAGGGAAAAAGAATTAGAAAAATTAAGTGCTTTTGATAATACTCAGATAGCGTTATGGCAAGAAATGAATATGTTTTTTGGTGGTGTTCATACTGTGAGAAAAGATGATGTAGGCGTGATGTCTGGGGCTGGAGATTCGCGTCGGAATGGTGTAGTTGTTAGTAAGTAG
- a CDS encoding PAS domain-containing sensor histidine kinase, with protein MEDQHKSKDELIEEVVALRQRVAELETLLNQPLQSEHLQLNEQLELKVQERTAQLSQVNEQLREQISDSTGRKLHERQRIEAEVRERQKPLQRLFDCNLVGVAYWNVDGFITNANDAYLHSAGYTREEFNLLGKINWRELTPPEYIYLDDQAIAEAQKTGVSNIYEKEYIHRDGKRVPIVLGVALLNDSHHDGVAFVLDITQRKQTEEALRISEAKFRRLFESNVIGIFFPERNGNIPDANDAFLQIIGYTREDLLAGKVRWDILTPPEYAYLDQIAIEEHYQFGCNTPYEKVYIHADGSYVPVLIAGATLEESPNQGIALAVDLTQRKQAEEARDKALAQAEAARAELQRVFMQAPAVIQVSRGQNHVIEAANPLYVQVVGKRELIGKPTREAFPELEGQGFFELLDQVYATGKPFVGKEMPVMIDRNDDGVLEESFWNFVYQPLVDSDGKVYGIMTHAVEVTEQFRARQEIEKKAEELAHLTATLERTNKDLDQFAYVASHDLKAPLRGIATLAEWVEEDIGEQISDESREHLHLLRGRVYRMEALINGILQYSRAGRSEDIELINVADLLSESIELLSPPPQVKIIVGSEMPTLAGEKVPLQQVFMNLINNAIKYADRPDVLINVNVREYQKYYEFSVADNGQGIAPEYQEKIWGIFQRLEARDKIEGAGIGLSVVKKIIESRGGRIWVESEVGAGATFYFTWLKSINKI; from the coding sequence ATGGAAGATCAGCATAAAAGTAAAGATGAACTGATCGAGGAAGTGGTAGCACTGCGCCAACGAGTTGCAGAGTTAGAAACGTTGCTTAACCAACCTCTACAATCTGAACATTTACAACTTAATGAGCAGCTAGAACTAAAAGTTCAAGAGCGTACTGCACAATTATCTCAGGTTAATGAGCAACTTCGCGAACAAATATCTGATAGCACTGGACGCAAGCTACATGAACGTCAGCGCATCGAAGCCGAAGTGAGGGAAAGGCAGAAACCACTGCAACGACTGTTTGATTGTAACTTGGTGGGAGTTGCTTATTGGAATGTTGATGGTTTTATTACCAATGCTAATGATGCTTACCTACATTCGGCTGGCTATACCCGTGAAGAGTTTAATTTATTAGGAAAAATTAATTGGCGCGAACTCACTCCCCCAGAATACATCTATTTAGATGATCAGGCGATCGCAGAAGCCCAAAAAACTGGAGTTTCTAATATTTATGAGAAAGAATATATCCATCGAGACGGTAAGCGAGTACCAATTGTTTTAGGTGTAGCACTCTTAAATGATTCTCACCATGATGGCGTAGCTTTTGTACTAGACATTACACAACGTAAGCAAACTGAAGAAGCACTGCGAATTAGTGAAGCTAAGTTTAGAAGATTATTTGAATCTAATGTAATTGGAATCTTTTTCCCAGAACGCAATGGCAATATTCCTGATGCTAACGATGCTTTTTTGCAAATTATAGGCTACACAAGAGAAGATTTGCTGGCAGGAAAAGTGCGTTGGGATATCCTCACTCCACCAGAATATGCCTATTTAGATCAAATAGCAATTGAGGAACATTACCAATTTGGTTGTAATACTCCTTACGAAAAAGTTTATATTCATGCTGATGGTAGCTATGTACCTGTACTAATTGCAGGAGCTACTTTAGAAGAAAGTCCCAATCAAGGTATAGCTTTAGCAGTCGATTTAACACAGCGCAAGCAAGCGGAGGAAGCAAGAGACAAAGCTTTAGCTCAAGCAGAAGCAGCCAGAGCAGAGTTACAGCGAGTATTTATGCAAGCTCCAGCAGTGATTCAAGTATCGCGTGGGCAAAATCATGTAATTGAAGCAGCAAACCCATTGTATGTCCAAGTTGTGGGTAAGCGCGAACTGATTGGCAAACCAACTCGTGAAGCGTTTCCAGAATTAGAAGGGCAAGGCTTTTTTGAGTTGTTGGATCAAGTATATGCAACTGGTAAACCCTTTGTAGGTAAAGAGATGCCAGTGATGATAGATCGCAATGATGATGGAGTTTTAGAGGAGAGTTTTTGGAATTTTGTCTATCAACCTTTAGTTGATAGTGATGGTAAAGTTTATGGGATTATGACTCATGCGGTTGAAGTCACTGAGCAATTTAGAGCAAGGCAAGAAATTGAAAAGAAAGCAGAAGAATTAGCTCATCTCACAGCAACATTAGAACGTACTAACAAAGATTTAGATCAATTTGCTTATGTTGCTTCTCACGACTTAAAAGCACCTTTACGGGGAATTGCGACTTTAGCCGAGTGGGTAGAGGAAGATATTGGAGAACAAATCAGCGATGAATCACGGGAGCATCTGCATTTGCTACGTGGGCGCGTATACCGCATGGAAGCTTTAATTAATGGAATTTTACAGTATTCACGGGCAGGGCGTAGTGAAGATATTGAATTAATCAATGTTGCTGATTTGCTCTCAGAATCAATAGAATTACTTTCTCCACCTCCACAAGTAAAAATTATTGTTGGGTCAGAAATGCCAACTTTAGCGGGTGAAAAAGTACCGTTGCAACAAGTTTTTATGAACTTGATTAACAATGCAATTAAGTATGCTGATAGACCAGATGTTTTGATAAATGTGAATGTACGTGAATATCAAAAATATTATGAGTTTTCTGTTGCAGATAACGGTCAAGGAATCGCGCCTGAATATCAAGAAAAAATCTGGGGAATTTTTCAGAGGCTAGAGGCTAGGGACAAGATTGAAGGGGCAGGTATTGGTTTATCTGTTGTGAAAAAGATTATTGAAAGCCGAGGGGGACGTATATGGGTTGAGTCTGAAGTTGGCGCAGGAGCGACTTTTTATTTTACTTGGCTTAAAAGTATTAATAAAATATAG
- a CDS encoding NupC/NupG family nucleoside CNT transporter yields MAIPYLLNIISFLGIFGLCAIAWLFSEHRRIIPWRVIIWGIGLQLVLGFLVFQFPYTRAALAGFSSLLDSVFAAADTGARFVFGRNIVPLPGEIPAVNLGYIFAFRALPTVIFFSGLMALLYNIGVIQVITNIFAKIFYKTMGLSGAEALSGAANIFVGIEAAIVVKPFLAKMTRSELAAILACCFGTAASSTLAIYVSFLRPVFPNILGHLVSASIIAIPACFVLAKILVPETSVPLTAGGIPTEESAKAKTYDDRDEFEEYFEDEQEIKQETVAGEPIERVSPLDAAIVGALDGVKMAVSIAAVLILILGLVSLVNQFFGWLAGLPSPVGDVFKVVTLQNIEGALFLPLTFLTGVSLDWNELWHSSVIIGRRLLETAIPPYQELGRAGAAGELSDRAVLIISYALSGFAHIASVGIFVGGTIALIPSRRKDISELGWKALFIGTLATLMIACVAGVYDTGDASILGEKAAPASITAPQPSPTTSPSPSSTSSPTATPTTTKTSPTAKPTSSSKQNAPKPATPKPEPSSVASPKATGVAKPTPQPKAPPTNSPSR; encoded by the coding sequence GTGGCTATTCCATACTTGCTTAATATCATCTCGTTTTTGGGCATCTTTGGGTTATGTGCGATCGCCTGGTTGTTTTCTGAACATAGGCGGATTATTCCCTGGCGAGTGATTATCTGGGGGATTGGTTTACAACTCGTCTTAGGATTTTTAGTCTTTCAATTTCCTTATACTAGAGCAGCATTAGCAGGTTTTAGTAGCTTATTAGACAGTGTATTTGCTGCTGCTGACACAGGGGCGCGGTTTGTTTTTGGCAGAAATATTGTTCCTTTACCTGGAGAAATTCCCGCAGTCAATCTTGGTTATATATTTGCATTTCGAGCCTTGCCAACCGTGATTTTTTTCTCAGGTTTAATGGCATTGCTATATAACATTGGTGTCATTCAAGTAATTACTAATATCTTTGCTAAAATTTTCTACAAAACAATGGGTTTAAGTGGAGCAGAAGCCCTTAGTGGTGCTGCAAATATTTTTGTAGGAATTGAAGCCGCGATTGTTGTTAAGCCTTTTTTAGCTAAAATGACTCGCAGTGAACTAGCTGCTATTTTAGCTTGTTGTTTTGGTACGGCTGCATCTTCAACCCTAGCAATTTATGTAAGTTTTTTAAGACCAGTTTTTCCCAATATTTTAGGGCATTTAGTATCAGCATCAATTATTGCTATTCCTGCTTGTTTTGTACTTGCAAAAATATTAGTACCTGAAACAAGCGTTCCCCTGACAGCAGGCGGAATTCCTACAGAAGAAAGTGCTAAAGCTAAAACTTACGATGATCGAGACGAGTTTGAAGAGTATTTTGAAGATGAACAAGAAATTAAACAAGAAACAGTTGCCGGAGAACCGATAGAGCGGGTTAGCCCATTAGATGCTGCGATCGTGGGAGCCTTAGATGGCGTGAAAATGGCAGTTTCAATTGCAGCAGTACTAATTTTGATTTTAGGATTAGTTTCTTTAGTTAATCAATTTTTTGGTTGGTTAGCTGGTTTACCTAGCCCTGTTGGTGACGTTTTTAAAGTTGTCACATTGCAAAATATTGAAGGTGCTTTATTTTTACCGTTAACATTTCTCACTGGAGTTTCTTTAGATTGGAATGAATTGTGGCATTCTTCGGTAATTATTGGGCGGAGATTATTAGAAACAGCCATTCCACCTTATCAAGAATTAGGTAGGGCAGGGGCGGCTGGAGAATTAAGCGATCGCGCTGTCTTAATTATTAGCTATGCCTTATCAGGATTTGCTCATATAGCTTCAGTTGGTATTTTTGTTGGCGGTACAATTGCCTTAATTCCTTCTCGGCGTAAAGATATTTCTGAACTAGGTTGGAAAGCTTTATTTATTGGAACCTTAGCAACATTAATGATTGCTTGCGTAGCGGGTGTATATGATACTGGCGACGCAAGTATTTTGGGTGAAAAAGCTGCACCTGCTAGTATTACTGCACCACAACCCAGCCCAACTACCTCGCCATCTCCTTCCTCAACTAGCAGCCCAACAGCAACGCCAACCACAACTAAAACTAGCCCAACTGCAAAACCAACTTCTAGCAGTAAGCAAAATGCACCGAAACCTGCAACACCTAAACCAGAACCAAGTAGTGTTGCATCTCCCAAGGCTACTGGGGTTGCTAAACCAACTCCACAACCAAAAGCCCCGCCAACTAATTCCCCATCTCGTTAA
- a CDS encoding vanadium-dependent haloperoxidase has translation MKDTVIIPWNNIFLECVRKLGGAPGPIARIGAMMHIAMFDTINVLSGSPYKSYVSNLPKKVEGVDPAMSAAYAARKVLRQTIAGLVDQATHNPGGVSSPFEPYQLNMDFNTEQFLQDSMKPFNMGSSEEARNSSRKFGEAVADAVLAARQNDGADLATQKQPPSVEFGFAPGDWRETGSGSAVTPQWGKVKPFGGWQSAQIGNFLPKALNVSKFSNYSQLLPSRDYAGQVNEVQRLGEAHSPERTREQTEIAFFWANDLNGTSKPPGQLYAITQIVAKQEGTVQNLLDTARLFALVGMAMADAGIVAWYVKYLFPKENDRNNLIRLWRPETAIREADTDYNRDTTPERRWQPLSAMLDGTRFSPPFPAYISGHATFGAAHAAIMQLFFKRDSIPFTATTEDPHAFRDENGIKLTRSFTSFTEAARENGRSRVYLGVHYQFDAEGGFESGIKVAEFAFNNVLQSNPSSGCQSHG, from the coding sequence ATGAAAGATACCGTAATTATCCCATGGAACAACATTTTCTTGGAATGCGTGCGTAAGCTGGGTGGCGCTCCCGGTCCCATTGCCCGGATTGGAGCCATGATGCACATTGCCATGTTTGACACGATCAATGTTCTTTCTGGCAGTCCCTACAAGTCGTATGTGTCTAACCTACCGAAAAAAGTCGAAGGCGTAGACCCCGCCATGAGTGCAGCCTATGCCGCACGCAAAGTGTTACGGCAAACAATTGCTGGACTTGTCGATCAAGCCACACACAATCCAGGTGGGGTATCTAGTCCTTTCGAGCCGTATCAGCTCAATATGGATTTTAATACAGAGCAATTTTTGCAGGATTCTATGAAGCCCTTCAACATGGGTTCGAGTGAAGAGGCTCGTAATTCATCGCGGAAGTTCGGTGAGGCGGTCGCAGATGCAGTTTTGGCAGCACGTCAAAATGATGGTGCAGATCTAGCAACTCAGAAACAACCTCCCTCTGTGGAATTTGGTTTTGCCCCGGGTGATTGGCGGGAAACAGGTTCGGGATCGGCAGTCACGCCACAGTGGGGCAAAGTGAAACCCTTCGGTGGATGGCAGAGCGCTCAAATTGGTAATTTCCTACCCAAAGCATTGAACGTCAGTAAATTCAGCAACTACTCTCAATTGCTACCAAGCCGAGATTACGCAGGTCAAGTTAATGAAGTACAGCGGCTTGGGGAAGCCCATTCCCCAGAACGGACGCGAGAGCAAACGGAAATTGCATTCTTCTGGGCTAATGACCTTAACGGTACTTCCAAACCTCCAGGTCAGCTTTACGCTATTACCCAGATCGTGGCTAAGCAGGAGGGAACAGTGCAAAATCTACTTGATACAGCACGCCTCTTCGCGCTCGTTGGGATGGCTATGGCCGATGCTGGCATCGTTGCCTGGTACGTGAAGTACTTATTCCCTAAAGAAAACGACCGGAACAATCTGATCCGCCTCTGGCGGCCAGAGACGGCGATTCGGGAGGCTGATACCGACTACAACCGCGACACTACGCCTGAGCGTCGGTGGCAACCTCTTTCAGCGATGCTTGATGGCACACGTTTCTCACCACCTTTCCCTGCTTATATCTCTGGTCATGCCACTTTTGGTGCAGCCCATGCAGCGATAATGCAGCTCTTCTTTAAACGGGATTCTATTCCCTTCACTGCAACTACAGAAGATCCCCATGCCTTCCGTGATGAGAATGGAATCAAGCTTACCCGTAGTTTCACTAGTTTCACTGAGGCGGCACGGGAGAACGGGCGAAGCCGCGTTTATCTCGGTGTTCACTACCAATTCGATGCTGAGGGTGGCTTTGAGTCAGGTATCAAAGTAGCTGAGTTCGCTTTCAACAATGTATTGCAGAGCAATCCCTCAAGTGGTTGCCAAAGCCATGGGTGA
- a CDS encoding ferric reductase-like transmembrane domain-containing protein, producing the protein MIEFQNVQLANFLGFLALFSYIATLLPTLLRVVFPATRKHKIPTQLLKYRRQIGILAFILTLAHAVLFVTKRNFDFFDVRTYEIYFQGVTTFIIFIILTVTSNDWSVKKLKKNWRTLHQLTYFAMFLLAWHIWDKMSDHWSLITPLGILAIAATIILFLKRRWIEWQQQKAKEQKSQPTQQTAT; encoded by the coding sequence ATGATTGAATTTCAAAATGTGCAATTAGCTAATTTCCTGGGTTTTTTGGCGTTGTTTAGCTATATCGCCACTTTGCTTCCAACTCTTTTAAGAGTTGTTTTTCCAGCAACGCGCAAACACAAAATTCCAACTCAGTTATTAAAATATAGGCGACAAATCGGTATCTTAGCTTTTATTCTTACTCTGGCTCATGCCGTTTTATTCGTCACCAAAAGAAACTTTGATTTCTTTGATGTTAGAACCTATGAAATCTATTTTCAAGGAGTGACAACGTTTATTATATTTATCATTTTAACCGTGACCTCAAATGATTGGAGCGTAAAAAAATTAAAGAAAAATTGGAGAACTTTGCATCAGTTAACCTACTTTGCCATGTTTCTATTGGCTTGGCATATTTGGGACAAAATGTCAGATCATTGGAGCCTAATAACTCCTCTAGGAATTTTAGCAATTGCCGCCACAATCATTCTGTTTCTCAAGCGACGTTGGATTGAATGGCAACAGCAGAAAGCTAAAGAACAAAAGTCTCAACCTACCCAACAGACGGCTACATAG
- a CDS encoding glycoside hydrolase family 24 protein produces the protein MTISLVLQKAIKASTLASTAFSLLVLSSGILPKAIAQTVYEAPITATSAAPSVQVIPVPQTEYPQNSSFYSAPNSTDSRLTTPEVRAFLDVISMAETGTIDPSSYSILVFNGSFSDFSTHPKVKQCSAIRGRRICSTAAGRYQIMDFNWDYLAPKLGLPDFSPESQDRMALYFIERKGAMADILAGRFEKAACKVGTVWASIPPPCNRYGQSRHKMAQLRQMYDQRLRFYSEGQ, from the coding sequence ATGACAATTAGTTTAGTTTTACAGAAAGCCATCAAGGCAAGCACATTAGCTTCTACAGCTTTTTCTTTACTCGTCTTGTCAAGCGGGATTTTACCAAAAGCGATCGCCCAAACAGTGTATGAAGCACCTATAACTGCTACCTCTGCTGCTCCTAGTGTTCAAGTCATTCCAGTTCCACAAACAGAATATCCTCAAAACAGTTCTTTCTACTCCGCCCCCAATTCAACCGACAGTAGACTAACTACACCAGAAGTTAGGGCATTTTTAGATGTAATTAGTATGGCTGAGACAGGGACTATTGATCCCAGTAGCTACTCAATCTTGGTATTTAACGGCTCATTTAGCGATTTTTCTACCCATCCCAAAGTCAAACAATGTAGTGCAATACGTGGCAGACGCATCTGCTCTACAGCCGCAGGTCGCTATCAAATTATGGACTTTAACTGGGATTATTTGGCTCCTAAACTAGGATTACCAGATTTTTCTCCAGAATCGCAAGATAGGATGGCGCTTTACTTTATCGAACGTAAGGGAGCAATGGCAGATATTCTTGCTGGAAGATTTGAAAAAGCTGCCTGTAAGGTGGGAACTGTGTGGGCAAGCATACCACCGCCATGTAATCGCTATGGGCAAAGCCGCCACAAGATGGCTCAACTTCGACAGATGTATGATCAACGCCTGAGATTTTACAGCGAAGGGCAATAA